One stretch of Candidatus Rhodoblastus alkanivorans DNA includes these proteins:
- a CDS encoding type II toxin-antitoxin system RelE/ParE family toxin: protein MTRPVQWSRDALDDLKRQIACIAADNPGAARRIADRLRETGSALGETPTGRPGRVTGAYEKVVTGLPYIIAYAIAAKADRETVSILRVIHTARDWPAGKWPE from the coding sequence GTGACGCGGCCGGTGCAGTGGTCGCGCGACGCGCTCGATGACCTCAAGCGGCAGATTGCCTGTATCGCGGCCGATAACCCGGGTGCGGCGCGTCGAATCGCCGATCGTCTCCGTGAGACAGGCTCAGCGCTTGGAGAGACGCCGACCGGGCGACCTGGGCGTGTGACTGGCGCCTATGAAAAGGTCGTCACTGGCCTGCCCTACATCATCGCCTATGCTATTGCAGCCAAGGCCGACCGAGAAACCGTGTCGATTCTGCGCGTAATCCATACGGCGCGGGATTGGCCAGCCGGGAAATGGCCAGAATAA
- a CDS encoding ParA family protein translates to MKTIVINSQKGGSGKTMLCKHLAVEAERAGDGPVFLIDTDPQGTLTAWHMKRESETPALVEVPFVGLEKGLELLRGAGAAICIIDTASGRLEIAAELFKLADLAVFPVQPSEDDLTAAPVTVQALKQGLVPFVFVLTRVKPNTLITAQAAAILSKHGQVAETFVADRTGYKSPYAKGQTVTEAEPKGLAAQEIAALWTNIKSCLHENMQALKGVKKHG, encoded by the coding sequence ATGAAAACAATCGTCATCAATTCCCAAAAGGGCGGCAGCGGCAAAACGATGCTTTGCAAGCATTTAGCCGTTGAAGCCGAACGAGCTGGCGACGGCCCGGTTTTTTTGATCGATACGGACCCTCAGGGGACGTTAACTGCATGGCACATGAAACGGGAGTCGGAGACGCCAGCCCTCGTTGAAGTGCCCTTTGTCGGGCTGGAAAAGGGCTTGGAGCTTCTCCGAGGCGCGGGCGCTGCTATTTGCATCATCGACACCGCATCGGGGCGTTTGGAAATAGCCGCCGAACTTTTCAAGTTGGCTGATCTCGCAGTTTTCCCAGTTCAACCGAGCGAAGACGATCTGACCGCCGCGCCAGTGACAGTTCAGGCTCTTAAGCAAGGGTTGGTTCCCTTCGTTTTCGTACTCACCCGTGTAAAGCCCAACACGCTCATAACCGCTCAGGCCGCCGCGATCCTGTCCAAGCATGGGCAGGTGGCCGAAACTTTCGTCGCCGACCGCACCGGCTACAAATCCCCTTATGCCAAAGGACAGACCGTCACTGAAGCGGAGCCAAAAGGTCTTGCCGCCCAGGAGATTGCGGCTTTGTGGACCAACATAAAATCATGCTTACATGAAAACATGCAAGCGCTGAAAGGGGTGAAAAAGCATGGCTAA
- a CDS encoding BrnT family toxin, producing MFEWDEVKRQKNLEGRNLDFIDAVMVFDGRAVITAPSTYPFEDRLVSTTIMDDGKFYTVVWTWRGDARRIISFRRARHGEERAYRQLHG from the coding sequence ATGTTCGAGTGGGATGAAGTTAAGCGGCAGAAAAATCTCGAGGGTCGAAATCTCGATTTCATTGATGCCGTGATGGTGTTTGACGGGCGCGCCGTGATCACAGCGCCATCAACTTACCCATTTGAAGACCGGCTCGTTTCCACGACCATCATGGACGACGGCAAATTCTACACTGTCGTTTGGACCTGGCGTGGCGACGCACGGCGGATTATTTCATTCAGGAGGGCGCGTCATGGCGAAGAAAGAGCATATCGTCAGCTACACGGCTGA
- a CDS encoding BrnA antitoxin family protein, whose protein sequence is MAKKEHIVSYTAEELRAMQARGESKSDWARAAAMTDAELEASIAADPDEAGLVADWSKASVEMPQPKAVLNMRVDRDVLEFFRREGRGYQTKINAVLRSYVEQMTHHKSR, encoded by the coding sequence ATGGCGAAGAAAGAGCATATCGTCAGCTACACGGCTGAAGAGCTGCGCGCCATGCAGGCGCGTGGCGAAAGCAAGAGCGATTGGGCGCGCGCGGCCGCCATGACAGACGCGGAGCTTGAAGCCTCGATCGCCGCCGATCCCGACGAGGCGGGTTTGGTCGCCGATTGGTCAAAGGCTTCGGTTGAGATGCCTCAGCCGAAGGCTGTTCTCAACATGCGTGTTGACCGCGACGTGCTGGAATTTTTCCGGCGCGAGGGACGGGGCTACCAGACCAAAATAAATGCCGTGCTGCGGTCCTACGTCGAGCAGATGACGCACCACAAGTCGCGTTGA
- a CDS encoding toxin-antitoxin system TumE family protein, with the protein MTATRIFYDRIDYPDGAILEMVIWSVREPVKGSAHRLKYRLFYGRAGLRLVGYDNERGKGDHRHIENREEAYLFTTPEALVEAFLSDVKALRGET; encoded by the coding sequence ATGACGGCCACGCGCATTTTTTACGATCGGATCGATTATCCCGACGGGGCCATTCTCGAAATGGTCATCTGGTCTGTTCGAGAGCCGGTCAAAGGAAGCGCGCATCGTCTTAAATACCGACTGTTTTACGGTCGCGCCGGCTTGCGCTTGGTCGGCTACGACAATGAACGCGGCAAGGGCGATCATCGCCATATTGAGAACCGCGAGGAAGCCTATCTTTTCACGACGCCCGAGGCCCTGGTCGAGGCTTTCCTGTCCGATGTGAAAGCGCTGCGAGGTGAAACATGA
- a CDS encoding recombinase family protein: MLLGYARVSKSDDQDTAPQIRALKDAECVKVFEETASGGRWDRPELHRLLDQLRPGDTLVVWKLDRLSRSLKDLLAILERVDAAGAKFRSLTEAIDTSGPAGRMLMQMLGSFAEFERAMIRERTRAGLREARAKGRVPGRKPKITAEQQKEIVEAVASGRKTAAEIARLFKIHRATVSRFVSQARAGV, translated from the coding sequence ATGCTTCTCGGCTACGCGCGCGTCTCCAAATCAGACGATCAGGACACCGCTCCGCAAATTCGCGCGCTCAAAGACGCGGAATGCGTCAAGGTGTTCGAGGAAACGGCGTCCGGCGGACGGTGGGATCGGCCCGAGCTGCATCGGCTGCTCGACCAACTGCGCCCCGGCGACACCCTCGTCGTTTGGAAACTCGACCGCCTGTCCCGCTCGCTCAAGGACCTGCTCGCCATCCTCGAACGGGTCGACGCCGCCGGCGCGAAATTCCGATCGTTGACCGAGGCGATCGACACATCCGGCCCGGCCGGCCGCATGTTGATGCAGATGCTCGGCTCCTTCGCTGAATTCGAACGGGCGATGATCCGAGAGCGCACGCGCGCCGGCTTGCGCGAGGCGAGAGCCAAGGGCCGCGTCCCCGGCCGCAAACCCAAAATAACGGCCGAACAGCAAAAGGAGATCGTCGAAGCCGTGGCGTCCGGCCGCAAGACCGCCGCCGAAATCGCCCGCCTGTTCAAAATCCATCGCGCGACCGTGTCGAGGTTCGTTTCTCAAGCTCGCGCCGGGGTTTGA
- a CDS encoding Tn3 family transposase: MKKHEILSPQSRAALFDPPTEPMAIVRHYTYSVADLALIRRRRRDANRLGFAVHLAYLRFPGRALGAEESPPPNMLSFVASQIGSEPTSFAAYARRSETRWEHLGELQAHLGVRSFRREDYRAVAEIALAEAIGTDRGDEIVAAMIEHIRSRSILLPAPTIFERIALAARARARKRAHKNLVEGLAQETIAGLEALIAVDDERDRTPLAWLREWPEAPTLRNLAGIIERLHAVRKLGVGQDREQRIHQARYAALARETVILSAQHLSRFDAPRRLATLVVFAREMEAVLTDAAISMFDKMLGGVFRRADRVHKENVVDRAKTLDASTRALIGMAKAMLAAKASGVDQVAAVERAIGWERLKTLVAEADKTVADSRDDNLSEIVERYPTVRRMVSILLGAFVFRSWKPGDPLLAALDVLRGLHATGARNLPPRAPTAFLKPAWRKLVGVGVGAAADRRTYEVAVMTTLRDRLRSGDIWVEGSRAYRAFDDFLLPPDTFATRRQGDELGLAVADRFDDWRAERIGLLHSRLREIDALAAAGELPEATLTEEGLSISPIRKDETDATDRVARRLYAMLPRLRVTELLAEVHGWTGFAERFSHLRTGAPPEDSRALMTALLADATNLGLARMAHSSKVFSHSKLLWIAEWHVRDETYQAALACLVDTIHAQPFTKIWGDGDTSSSDGQFFRAGGHGEARADYNAKYGSEPGVKFYTHVSDRYAPFHTRVIAANASEAAHILDGLLHHECSLDIREHYTDTAGAIDHVFGLCHLTGFRFAPRIRDLADRRLYVADARAAYAALTPMIGGTVDFRVIGENWDETLRLAASIKAGTVAPSVLMRRLAAYPKQNALAKTLREIGRLERTLFTLDWISDPALRRRANAGLNKGEARNALARAVFFHRLGEIRDRTFENQKYRASGLNLAVAAVILWNTVYLGRAVDELRSRGEAVSDDLLAHVAPLGWEHIAFNGDYVWPTEPLQNGFRPLRDPRSAFLDAA, from the coding sequence ATGAAGAAACACGAAATCCTCTCGCCGCAATCTCGCGCGGCGCTGTTCGACCCGCCGACGGAGCCGATGGCGATTGTCCGGCACTACACATACTCAGTCGCGGACCTGGCGCTGATTCGGCGACGCCGCCGCGACGCGAATCGGCTGGGGTTCGCTGTTCACCTTGCCTATTTGAGGTTCCCTGGCCGCGCCCTTGGCGCCGAAGAAAGTCCGCCGCCTAACATGCTTTCTTTCGTCGCGTCGCAGATCGGGAGCGAACCAACATCGTTCGCCGCATACGCGCGGCGTAGCGAAACCCGCTGGGAGCATCTCGGCGAACTTCAGGCGCATCTCGGGGTGCGCTCTTTCAGACGTGAGGACTACCGCGCTGTAGCGGAGATCGCTCTCGCCGAGGCAATCGGCACGGATCGCGGCGATGAGATCGTCGCCGCGATGATCGAACATATTCGAAGCCGGAGCATTTTGCTGCCGGCGCCGACAATATTTGAACGAATTGCCTTGGCCGCCCGCGCTCGCGCGCGAAAACGCGCGCACAAGAATCTCGTCGAAGGTTTGGCGCAAGAGACGATTGCCGGACTGGAGGCGCTGATCGCCGTCGACGACGAGCGGGATCGAACGCCGCTCGCGTGGCTGCGCGAATGGCCGGAAGCGCCGACCCTGCGGAATCTGGCCGGAATAATCGAACGCCTGCACGCCGTTCGAAAACTCGGCGTCGGACAAGATCGCGAGCAACGAATTCACCAGGCGCGCTATGCGGCGCTCGCCCGGGAAACGGTCATTCTCAGCGCGCAGCATCTTTCACGCTTCGATGCGCCGCGCCGATTGGCGACGCTGGTCGTGTTCGCGCGCGAAATGGAGGCGGTCCTCACGGACGCCGCCATCAGCATGTTCGACAAAATGCTCGGCGGCGTATTCCGCCGCGCCGATCGCGTGCACAAAGAGAACGTCGTCGATCGGGCGAAGACGCTCGACGCGTCGACGCGAGCCCTGATCGGCATGGCGAAAGCCATGTTGGCCGCCAAAGCGTCCGGAGTGGACCAGGTCGCGGCGGTGGAGCGCGCGATAGGCTGGGAACGCCTGAAAACTCTGGTCGCCGAGGCCGACAAGACGGTCGCGGATTCGCGCGACGACAATCTGAGCGAGATCGTCGAGCGCTATCCGACGGTGCGACGCATGGTTTCGATCCTCCTCGGCGCCTTCGTCTTCCGCTCCTGGAAACCGGGGGATCCTTTGCTTGCGGCGCTCGACGTGTTGCGCGGGCTCCATGCGACCGGCGCGAGAAATCTGCCGCCGCGCGCTCCGACGGCGTTTCTGAAACCGGCGTGGCGCAAGCTCGTCGGCGTCGGCGTCGGCGCCGCCGCCGATCGCCGGACCTACGAGGTCGCGGTCATGACAACGCTGCGCGATCGCCTGCGCTCGGGCGATATCTGGGTCGAAGGCAGCCGCGCGTACCGCGCTTTCGACGATTTTCTCCTGCCGCCCGACACATTCGCGACGCGGCGCCAAGGCGACGAATTAGGCCTCGCCGTCGCCGATCGCTTCGACGACTGGCGCGCCGAACGCATCGGTCTCCTCCACTCCCGGCTCCGGGAAATCGACGCGCTGGCGGCGGCCGGCGAGCTGCCCGAGGCGACGCTCACCGAAGAGGGGCTTTCGATCAGCCCGATCCGCAAGGACGAAACCGACGCGACCGATCGCGTCGCACGGCGGCTCTACGCCATGTTGCCGCGCTTGCGCGTCACCGAGCTTCTCGCCGAAGTGCATGGCTGGACCGGTTTCGCCGAGCGGTTCAGCCATCTGCGCACGGGCGCGCCGCCCGAAGACAGCCGGGCGTTGATGACGGCTCTACTCGCCGACGCCACCAATCTCGGACTCGCCCGAATGGCCCACAGCTCCAAGGTGTTCAGCCATTCGAAGCTGCTCTGGATCGCGGAATGGCATGTCCGCGACGAAACCTATCAGGCGGCGCTGGCCTGTCTGGTCGACACCATCCATGCGCAGCCGTTCACGAAAATCTGGGGCGACGGCGACACGTCGTCCTCCGACGGCCAATTCTTCAGGGCCGGCGGGCATGGCGAGGCCCGCGCCGATTACAACGCCAAATACGGCTCGGAACCGGGCGTGAAATTCTACACGCATGTCTCCGACCGCTATGCGCCGTTCCACACCAGGGTCATCGCCGCCAACGCTAGCGAGGCCGCGCATATTCTCGACGGCCTGCTGCATCACGAATGTTCGCTCGACATCCGCGAGCATTACACCGACACGGCCGGCGCGATCGATCATGTGTTCGGCCTGTGCCATCTCACCGGGTTTCGGTTCGCGCCGCGCATCCGCGATCTCGCCGACCGCCGCCTCTATGTCGCTGACGCCCGCGCGGCCTACGCCGCGCTGACCCCGATGATCGGCGGAACCGTGGATTTCAGGGTCATCGGCGAGAACTGGGACGAAACCTTGCGCCTCGCGGCGTCGATCAAGGCCGGAACCGTCGCGCCGTCGGTCTTGATGCGGCGGCTCGCGGCCTATCCCAAACAGAATGCGCTGGCGAAAACGCTCCGGGAGATCGGGCGCCTGGAGCGCACCCTCTTCACCCTCGACTGGATCAGCGATCCGGCGCTGCGGCGGCGGGCGAACGCCGGCCTCAACAAGGGCGAGGCGCGCAACGCCCTCGCCAGGGCGGTGTTCTTTCATCGCCTCGGCGAAATCCGCGACCGCACCTTCGAAAATCAGAAATACCGGGCGTCCGGCCTAAATCTCGCCGTCGCCGCCGTGATCCTCTGGAACACCGTCTATCTCGGCCGCGCCGTCGACGAGTTGCGCTCCCGGGGCGAGGCCGTCAGCGACGATCTGCTGGCCCACGTCGCCCCGCTCGGCTGGGAGCACATCGCCTTCAACGGCGATTACGTCTGGCCGACGGAGCCCCTGCAAAACGGCTTCCGCCCCCTCCGAGACCCGCGCTCAGCATTCCTCGACGCGGCTTAG
- a CDS encoding XRE family transcriptional regulator, producing MALRSNLLIGLQQKVKSWEVAQAEAARRLGVTQLQLNDLLRSKIDKFSLDMLIDLATHAEISVLAAGDPHHDFSAD from the coding sequence CTGGCCCTGCGGTCAAACCTGCTCATCGGCCTTCAACAGAAGGTCAAAAGCTGGGAGGTCGCGCAGGCCGAGGCCGCGCGGCGGCTTGGCGTGACGCAGCTCCAGCTCAACGATCTTCTGCGGAGCAAGATCGACAAATTCAGCCTCGATATGCTGATTGATCTGGCCACCCACGCCGAGATTTCCGTTCTTGCCGCCGGCGACCCGCACCACGATTTCAGCGCGGATTGA